The Candidatus Limnocylindrales bacterium genome includes the window CCAGATCCTGGCTAAGTAGGCTGCAAGCAAAGAGAGAATCCCCATGAGAACAAAAGCCAGGCGCATACTTATAGCTTTGGCAAAGGTATGGCTAAGGAGGGGAATGAGAATAACCCCCAGGACCAATCCCCCCACCCAACCCCATCCACCCACTTTATTAAAGATGCCAAAGGATTCGCTCCAGTCCTCCCTTCGGGAGGTTTCCATCACCAGGATTGCCGAAACGGGAGCCAGTGCTGCAGAGGACAGACCAAAGAAAAAAGAAAGAACACCGAATTGAAAGGTATTTTGAGCCAGGCTCATGAGAAGGAAGGAAACTCCAGAACCTGCAAATCCCAGAACAATGAGAACCTTTCGTTTATGAAGTCTATCGGAAAGAGTTCCCCAGAGGATCGAAGCGGGAACAGCCGCAATAGAGGTTAAGGAGAGAACGACCCCAACAGTCCCCAGTTCACCCTTTAAAATATCCTTGACAAAGAAAGGGATGAGCAATGAAGAAAGTCCTTCCGAGAGTTTATAAAATACGAAGGAATAATACCATCGAGTTTTAATCCTGCTTACTGCTGTTTTTAGCACTTTTTCAACCTATGCCCTGGAGGATCAAATTAAACTTACCCTTGGGGGAAGAGTTTCTCGCAACGACACAAAGAATGCAAAGAAAAAATAAAATAAATTTAAAAATTTTTCTGAAGCTATCTTTTATCTTTTCGTGGGGGAATGGGATCTGGCCGGTAAGGGCAGCCCCCGGAGGACTGCCCTGGTGATTTGAGGGCCCTTCGGGAGAAAATATATCAAATACTTCCTTCTTCCTGAAGGGCCCGGAGGGTTGCTTCAAAAGCCTTTACGGTAATTTCTACATCCTCCTCGGTATGGGCCGAAGAGGTCATCCCCCCTTCTCGCATGATGTCTACTCCATTAAGAATCATTCCCTGTCGGAGTTTATAGATGAGGTCTGGGTTTGCTTTACCCTTTAGAAGATGGTAATCCAGGTTATAAACTTTGAAGTTAGGATCGGAGGCCTGAGCCGGATCAATTCCTATCAGGAAATGAAAATCTGAAAAATCTCCATAAACATACCAATCCACCCCCAGCTTTCGGATAACTTCATTCATTCCATCCCGAAGAGCTTTGGCAATGGCATTGGCCTTTTGGATATCTTCCCCGGATTCAAGGATTCTTAAAGTCGTCAGACCTGCGCTGGCCGAAAGGGGATTTGCATTGTAGGTTCCTGGATGGTACATCTTCTTATGGCGATTCCAGTGGGGATCATCTTTTCTGAACTCAAGGTATTCCATAATGTCCTTTCGCCCGGCAACGGCTCCGCCGGGAAGTCCACCTGCAACGATTTTGGCCATTGTGGTTAAGTCCGGTTTAATCTTATAAAATTCCTGGGCACCGCCAGGAGCAACCCGAAATCCTGTGATAACCTCGTCAAAGATTAAGATGACCCCATATTGGGCCGTTAGTCGCCTCAACTCCGGCAGAAAGGCCGGATCGGTAGGAATCATTCCATAGGATCCACCGGTAGGTTCGATAATCACACAAGCGATATCCTGATGATGTTCCTTTAAGATTTTTTCCAAAGCTTTCGTATCATTGGGGGGACAGAGGATTACGCTTCCGATGACATCATCCAAAAGTCCTGGAGAGATAGGGACTTCATAAGGGGGGTTAACTCCTATAGCTACATTATCATGCCAGCCATGAAAGTGGCCTTCGAACTTGACCACCCGGGTCTTATTTGAAAAAGCCCTGGACAGTCGAATGGCCATGAGAGTTGCTTCGGTTCCAGAGCTGGTAAAGCGAACCCTCTCGGCAGAAGGGACCATTTTGATAATCTGAGCCCCCCATTCAACTTCCAGAGCATGGCAGGCCCCGTAGTGAGTTCCTTTCTCCAGTTGTTCCTGGACCGCCTTAAGAACCACCGGATGACCATGTCCTAAAATAAGAGCTCCATGTCCAACCCAATAATCGACATATTCTCTATCGTCTTCATCCCACTTTCTGGACCCTTTAGCTCTTTTAACATAAATAGGAAAAGGCGTCATGTATCGCCCATCATGGGTTACCCCACTTGGAAAAATCTTCTGGGCTTGTTCATAAAGTGCTTTAGATTTAGGGAGTGCGGCTTGATAGGCATCCGTTAGACTTAGAGCAAGCTGAGAAACTGCCTGACTGGCCATGGGTCACCTCCTACACGGTTTGTTGTCCGTAGTCAATTTAGGAAGAGCAACGGACAACGGATTAAAGTTGTTTATATTCTTCCAATAAATCTACGAGTCGATCAACCACAGCCGCTACAATTTTTTCTCCTGTATCCACCGAAGCAACGGTCGGGTCTCCCATAATTCCCTTAGAAGTAGATTCTGCAAAATCAAAACCGATGGTTACAGACCCCGAATCCAAAAGATCCTTTATTCCATAAGAAATACCGAACCGTGATTTAGGGGTCCAGGTTTCTTTACTTATCTGGCTGGTATCTACCAGATTTGGACGTAAATAAAGCTGAAGGGAAGTTTCAAGCTCACAGGCATGTCCCATTCCACCCGGTTCACTTTTTCGGATGGCCCGGATCTCATCGGCTGCCAGGTCCCAATAGGAAGTTGCCAATATTTTAGTTCGATGGGTTCGCATAAAGTCATTGACTACTAAATTAATTAAGGCCCGATTTCCTCCGTGTCCATTTAAAATGAGGATTTTTTTAAATCCATGGTGATAAAGACTATCACAGATATCCTTGAGCAGATCCAGGAAGGTTTCCAGTCGAAGGGTAAGGGTACCTTGAAATCCCATATGATGAGGGGAATACCCAAACCAGACCGGTGGACATACCAGAACATCTCTCCTTTTGAGGGCGGCCCTCTTTGCAATTTCCAAAGAACTATGAATATCCGTATCAACCGGCAAATGGGGTCCGTGCTGCTCAATGGAGCCAACCGGAATAATGACCATATAACCTGCTTTTTGGGCTCTTTCAATTTCCAGCCGGTTCATTTCATTCCAGAGAAACTTGGGAGGGTTTTCGGTCATATCCTTT containing:
- a CDS encoding creatininase family protein; the encoded protein is MTENPPKFLWNEMNRLEIERAQKAGYMVIIPVGSIEQHGPHLPVDTDIHSSLEIAKRAALKRRDVLVCPPVWFGYSPHHMGFQGTLTLRLETFLDLLKDICDSLYHHGFKKILILNGHGGNRALINLVVNDFMRTHRTKILATSYWDLAADEIRAIRKSEPGGMGHACELETSLQLYLRPNLVDTSQISKETWTPKSRFGISYGIKDLLDSGSVTIGFDFAESTSKGIMGDPTVASVDTGEKIVAAVVDRLVDLLEEYKQL
- a CDS encoding aspartate aminotransferase family protein, coding for MASQAVSQLALSLTDAYQAALPKSKALYEQAQKIFPSGVTHDGRYMTPFPIYVKRAKGSRKWDEDDREYVDYWVGHGALILGHGHPVVLKAVQEQLEKGTHYGACHALEVEWGAQIIKMVPSAERVRFTSSGTEATLMAIRLSRAFSNKTRVVKFEGHFHGWHDNVAIGVNPPYEVPISPGLLDDVIGSVILCPPNDTKALEKILKEHHQDIACVIIEPTGGSYGMIPTDPAFLPELRRLTAQYGVILIFDEVITGFRVAPGGAQEFYKIKPDLTTMAKIVAGGLPGGAVAGRKDIMEYLEFRKDDPHWNRHKKMYHPGTYNANPLSASAGLTTLRILESGEDIQKANAIAKALRDGMNEVIRKLGVDWYVYGDFSDFHFLIGIDPAQASDPNFKVYNLDYHLLKGKANPDLIYKLRQGMILNGVDIMREGGMTSSAHTEEDVEITVKAFEATLRALQEEGSI